GCCTGCTCCTACTGGATGGTCTCGGCGCTGCAGCTGTGCGACCGCGGCGAGGAGGCCCGGGCGCTGATGGACGAGCTGTCCGACACCGCCAACGACGTCGGGGTGCTGGCCGAGATGCTCGACCCGGCCGACGGCGCCTTCCTGGGGAACCTCCCGCAGGCGTTGAGCCACCTGGCGCTGGTCAACGCGGCGATCACCCTGGAGGAGCACACGCCCGACGCGTGAGACGTACGGTCGGGGCTGCTGGCGCGGCCGACCCACGGAGGACCACATGGCAGTCGACACCGACCTCGGGACGGTGGTGGAGGCGCTCCGTGCTGCCCTCCCCGCCGAGCGGTTGATCACCGACCCCGACGTGCTCGTCACCTACGCCTCCGACGAGGCGGAGTGGGCGCCCTGGGAACTGCCGCTGGCCGCCGTCCGGCCGCGTACGGCCGAGGAGGTGCAGGCCGTCGTCCGGGCCTGCATCGCCCACCGGGTGCCGGTCGTCCCCCGGGGCGCGGGCACCGGGCTGTCCGGGGGCGCGAACGCGACGGCCGGCTCGGTCGTCGTCTCGCTCGAGGCGATGGACGCCGTCCTGGAGGTCGACGCGCTGGAGCGGTTCGCCGTCGTCCAGCCCGGCGTGGTGAACGACGACCTGCGCGCCCACGTCGCCGGGCACGGCCTCTGGTACCCGCCGGACCCGGCCAGCTCCCCCTGGTCGACGATCGGCGGCAACGTCGCCACCAACGCCGGCGGGCTGTGCTGCGTCAAGTACGGCGTGACCCGCGACTACGTGATCGGCCTGCAGGTGGTCACCGGCACCGGTGAGCTCGTCCGGCTGGGCCGGCGCACCGCCAAGGGCGTCGCCGGCTACGACCTGACCGGGCTCATGGTCGGCAGCGAGGGCACTCTCGGGATCGTCACCGAGGTCACCGTGAAGCTGCGGCCGCTGCGCGACCCCGAGCGCACCGTGGCCGGCTACTTCGACTCCGTGGTCGCCGCCGGCGAGGCGGTCACCGCCGTCGCCGCCGCCGGGCTCACCCCGTCGGCGCTCGAGCTGGTCGACCGGCACTGCCTGGCCGCCGTCGACGCCTGGAAGAACATGGGCCTCACCGCCGACGCCGAGGTCGTGCTGCTGGGCCGGGTGGACACCCCTGGTGCCGCCGGCGACGTCGAGGCCGAGCAGATGCTGGCCGCCTTCTCCTCCGCCGGTGCGTCCTGGGCCGCGGTGTCCACCGACGCCGAGGAGGCCGACGCGCTGTTCAGCGCCCGCCGGCTGGCCTACCCCGCGCTGGAGCGGCTGGGCCCGCTGCTCACCGAGGACGTCTGCGTGCCCAAGGCCGCCGTCCCGGCGATGCTCGGCCGGATCGAGGCCATCGGGAAGGCCCACGACGTGCTCATCGCCAACATCGCGCACGCCGGAGACGGCAACCTGCACCCGCTGTTGAGCACCCCGCCCGGCGACGACGCCGCCCGCGACCGCGCGCAGCTGGCCTTCCACGAGATCATCGCCGCCGCGCTGGAGATGGGCGGCACCGTCACCGGGGAGCACGGCGTCGGCCTGCTCAAGCGCGACGGGCTCGCCGCCGAGGTGTCCCCCGCCGTGCTGGACATGCACCGCGCGGTGAAGGCCGCGCTCGACCCGCACGGGATCCTCAACCCGGGCAAGGTGTTCTGAGCCCTCCGGCGGGGCACGACCCGGTGGTGCAACGTGACTACGACTACCTGGTGATCGGCGCCGGCATGGCCGCCGACAGCGCCGCCCGCGGCATCCGCGAGCTCGACCCCGACGGCAGCATCGGCATCGTCGGCGAGGAGGTCGACCCCCCGGTCGCCCGCCCGTCGCTGTCCAAGAAGCTGTGGACCGACCCCGAGTTCACCCTCGAGCAGTCCTGGCTGGGCACCGAGGAGACCGGGGCGGCCCTCCACACGGCCACCCGGATCCGCTCGGTCGACCGCGCCGCCCGCACCGCCACCACCGAGGACGGCGACGTCTTCGGCTACCGGCGGCTGCTGCTGGCCACCGGCGGACACCCCAAGCAGCTCGACCTACCCGACGACAGCCGGATCGTGCACTTCCGCACGATGGAGGACTTCCGCCGGCTGCAGGGCCTGGCCGGGGAGCAGCGGCACGTCGCCGTCGTCGGCGGTGGCTACATCGGCACCGAGCTCGCCGCGGCGCTGGTGCAGAACGACACCCGGGTCACCTTCGTCTTCCCGCAGGAGTTCGTCGGCGGCGCCTCCTACCCGCACGCGCTGGCCGAGCAGCTCAGCAAGACCTACGCCGCCCGCGGCGTGCAGCTGCGCCCGGGCACCCGGGTCACCGGCGGCACCGCGGACGCGCACGGCGTGCACCTGACCCTGGACGACGGCAGCACCCTGGACGTCGACGGCGTCGCGGTGGGCCTGGGCATCTCCCCGGCCACCACCCTGGCCGAGGACGCCGGGCTGACCGTGACCGACGGGGTCGAGGTCGACGCCTTCGGCCGCACCGAGGACCCCGACGTCTACGCCGCCGGCGACGTGGCCAACTGGCCCGACCCGATCCTGGGCCGCACCCGGGTGGAGCACGTGGAGAACGCCACCGACATGGGCACCGCGGTCGGGAAGGTGATGGCCGCCGACACCCTGGGCCGCGACGCCGAGCCCTACACGCACACGCCGTCCTTCTACTCCGACCTGTTCGACGCCGGGTACGAGGCGGTGGGCACGCTGGACGCCTCGCTGGACCTGGTCACCGACTGGGCCACCCCGCCCGGCACCGGCGAGGAGGCGGCCGGCGTCGTCTACTACCTCGAGGGCGACCGGCTGCGCGGCGTGCTCCTGTGGAACGTGTGGGACAGCACCGACGCCGCCCGCGAGCTGCTGGCCGCCGAGCGCGGGTACACCGCCGACGACCTGGTCGGGGCCATCCCCACCTCCTGACCCCAGGACGACGACAGCCCCCGCGGACCGTGGTCCGCGGGGGCTGTTGTCATGTCGCCGAGTCGACTCGGCGACACGGGGGTGCCGGGGTCAGATGGCCTCGGCGCAGTAGACGCTGCCGTCCTCGTCGGGGTCGCTGCCCGACCACAGCGCGACACCGGAGGCGGCGTCGGACTCCGCGGCCACCGCGGCACAAGTGTCCGGGTCGTCGTAGAACTCGGCCTGGGTCATGTCCTCGTCGGTGCCGATCACCCGGTACTGGGCCTCGGCGTCGTCGCAGTCCACGGTCTCGTAGCTGGAGCCGTCCTGGGTGATGCAGTCACCGATCTCGGGCTCGCCGCCGCCACCGAGGGCGTTGCGGCCGAACGCGACGGCCAGGGCGACGACCACGGCGCCGATGACCAGCGGCAGGCGCTTCTTCCAGCTCGGCTTCTCCGGCTGCACCGGGCCCTGGCCGGAGGCACCGGCGCCGGCCCAGGGCTGACCCTGCTGGTCCTGGCCGAAGCCGCCCTGCTGGCCCGGCTGACCGAACTGGCCGGGCTGACCCTGCTGGGGCCCCTGCTGGCCGAACTGGCCGGGCTGGCCCTGCTGACCGAACTGCGGCGGGCCCTGCTGGCCGAACTGCTGGGGGGCCTGGCCGGGCTGCGGCGGGCCGGACGGCGGGGGCTGCTGACCCCAGCCCTGGCCGGACTGGCCGGCGTTCGGGTCCTGGGGACCGGAGCCGGTCGGGTCGTTCGGGCCGGGCGTCGTCATCAGGTGGAGCCTTCCAGTCGGACCGGTGAGTCCGGGACATCATGCCGGTCACCTGACACAGCGACGACACGACGTGCGCACAGAGTCACCCTCCCGGGGCGGAACTCCCGCGCCACGCCGGACGTGAGCCCTGCATGGACGGTCTGCGGCTCGTGCTCAACCTGGTGTGGCTGGTCCTCCAGGGGTGGGTGCTCGCGCTCGCCTACCTGCTGGCCGGGGTCATCGCGTGCCTGTTCATCGTGACCATCCCGTTCGGCATCGCCTCGTTCCGGCTGGCCTTCTTCGTGGTCTTCCCGTTCGGGCGCACCACGGTCCGCGACCCGCGCGCCGGGTTGGCCTCCGCCGTGGGCAACGTGGTCTGGTTCGTCGTCGCCGGCTGGTGGCTCGCGCTCATCCACGTCATCTCGGGCATCGGCTTCTGCCTGACGGTCATCGGCATCCCGTTCGGCATCGCCTCGTTCAAGCTCGCCGCGGTGGGCCTGGCCCCGCTGGGCAAGCGGGTGGTGGAGACCGCCGCCCCGCAGAGCTGGTTCGGCGCCGGCCAGGCCGTCACCGCCGCCCGTTAGGGCAGCGTCAGGATCCGGGGCCCGTCCTCGGTGATCGCCACGGTGTGCTCGGCGTGCGCCCCGGGACTGCCGTCCACGCTGCGCAGCGTCCAGCCGTCGTCGTCCACGGTGTAGCCGTCGACCCCGCCGGCGGTGAACCACGGCTCGATCGCGATCACCAGCCCGGCCCGCAGCCGCAGGCCGCGGCCGCCCCGCCCCTCGTTGGGCACCGACGGGGCCTCGTGCATGGTGCGGCCCACCCCGTGCCCACCGAAGTCGGTGTCGATGCCCACGCCGGCCGCCCGGCCCACCGCACCGATCGCGGCCGACACGTCGCCGAGCCGCCCGCCGGGCACCGCGGCGGCGATGCCCGCGGCCAGTGCCCGCTCGGTGGTCGCGATCAGCGCCAGGTCGGCCGGGTCGGCGCTCGGCCCGACCACGAAGGAGACGGCGGCGTCGCCGGTCCA
This sequence is a window from Geodermatophilaceae bacterium NBWT11. Protein-coding genes within it:
- a CDS encoding NAD(P)/FAD-dependent oxidoreductase, producing MQRDYDYLVIGAGMAADSAARGIRELDPDGSIGIVGEEVDPPVARPSLSKKLWTDPEFTLEQSWLGTEETGAALHTATRIRSVDRAARTATTEDGDVFGYRRLLLATGGHPKQLDLPDDSRIVHFRTMEDFRRLQGLAGEQRHVAVVGGGYIGTELAAALVQNDTRVTFVFPQEFVGGASYPHALAEQLSKTYAARGVQLRPGTRVTGGTADAHGVHLTLDDGSTLDVDGVAVGLGISPATTLAEDAGLTVTDGVEVDAFGRTEDPDVYAAGDVANWPDPILGRTRVEHVENATDMGTAVGKVMAADTLGRDAEPYTHTPSFYSDLFDAGYEAVGTLDASLDLVTDWATPPGTGEEAAGVVYYLEGDRLRGVLLWNVWDSTDAARELLAAERGYTADDLVGAIPTS
- a CDS encoding FAD-binding protein — protein: MAVDTDLGTVVEALRAALPAERLITDPDVLVTYASDEAEWAPWELPLAAVRPRTAEEVQAVVRACIAHRVPVVPRGAGTGLSGGANATAGSVVVSLEAMDAVLEVDALERFAVVQPGVVNDDLRAHVAGHGLWYPPDPASSPWSTIGGNVATNAGGLCCVKYGVTRDYVIGLQVVTGTGELVRLGRRTAKGVAGYDLTGLMVGSEGTLGIVTEVTVKLRPLRDPERTVAGYFDSVVAAGEAVTAVAAAGLTPSALELVDRHCLAAVDAWKNMGLTADAEVVLLGRVDTPGAAGDVEAEQMLAAFSSAGASWAAVSTDAEEADALFSARRLAYPALERLGPLLTEDVCVPKAAVPAMLGRIEAIGKAHDVLIANIAHAGDGNLHPLLSTPPGDDAARDRAQLAFHEIIAAALEMGGTVTGEHGVGLLKRDGLAAEVSPAVLDMHRAVKAALDPHGILNPGKVF
- the map gene encoding type I methionyl aminopeptidase, with the translated sequence MIELRTPGEVDAMREAGRVVGRALAAVREHAAVGSTLRDLDELARTVLAEAGATSPFLGYAPFPETPPFPGVLCLSVGDAVLHGIPTDQRLADGDLLSVDCGATLDGWTGDAAVSFVVGPSADPADLALIATTERALAAGIAAAVPGGRLGDVSAAIGAVGRAAGVGIDTDFGGHGVGRTMHEAPSVPNEGRGGRGLRLRAGLVIAIEPWFTAGGVDGYTVDDDGWTLRSVDGSPGAHAEHTVAITEDGPRILTLP
- a CDS encoding YccF domain-containing protein, with protein sequence MDGLRLVLNLVWLVLQGWVLALAYLLAGVIACLFIVTIPFGIASFRLAFFVVFPFGRTTVRDPRAGLASAVGNVVWFVVAGWWLALIHVISGIGFCLTVIGIPFGIASFKLAAVGLAPLGKRVVETAAPQSWFGAGQAVTAAR